A single Tenacibaculum sp. 190524A02b DNA region contains:
- a CDS encoding type IX secretion system membrane protein PorP/SprF, translated as MKKILVIISIIFCSVKSFAQEVDLPQYVSHLADNPFLISPTYAGIGAGLQIRLNGVSQWIGVKGAPDTQSLTVEARLADRFGGGITIFNDKNGFTSQIGAKISLASHLTLSDFHDSFLSFALSYNYIQFGIDTSQNNTGEIVANRSEPNSNFDVGMLYRYERFSISANVINLLDRKVTNFGTGEPNILRRYTLFTSYVFAKMRDKIELEPSILVEYREFDKRSRTDMNVKLRKGIRDGYVWAGLSYTFLNDQFFQPNAIAPLFGLKKSNFYASYGFSINMNKTQDFNYGTHMITIGFDYERRPSLARCTQKMMIF; from the coding sequence ATGAAAAAGATTTTAGTAATAATAAGTATTATATTTTGCAGTGTTAAATCATTTGCACAAGAAGTAGATTTACCTCAATATGTAAGTCACCTAGCAGATAATCCATTCTTAATTTCCCCAACCTATGCAGGAATAGGAGCAGGGTTGCAAATAAGGTTAAATGGAGTAAGTCAATGGATTGGTGTAAAAGGGGCTCCAGATACACAGTCATTAACTGTTGAAGCTCGTTTAGCAGATAGATTTGGTGGTGGTATAACCATTTTTAATGATAAAAATGGTTTTACATCTCAAATAGGAGCTAAAATATCTTTAGCAAGTCACTTAACATTAAGTGATTTCCATGATAGCTTTTTATCGTTTGCTTTAAGTTATAATTACATTCAGTTTGGCATTGATACGTCTCAAAACAATACAGGAGAAATAGTAGCCAATAGGTCTGAACCTAATTCAAATTTTGATGTAGGTATGTTATACCGTTATGAGCGTTTTAGTATTAGTGCTAATGTTATTAATTTATTAGACAGGAAGGTAACTAATTTTGGTACAGGTGAACCGAATATTTTAAGGAGATATACATTATTCACGTCTTATGTATTTGCAAAAATGCGAGATAAAATAGAATTAGAGCCATCTATTTTAGTTGAATATAGGGAGTTTGATAAGCGTTCTAGAACGGATATGAATGTAAAACTTAGAAAAGGTATTAGAGATGGATATGTTTGGGCAGGTTTAAGTTATACTTTCCTAAATGATCAGTTCTTTCAACCAAACGCTATAGCTCCATTATTTGGTTTAAAAAAGAGTAATTTTTACGCATCGTATGGTTTTAGTATCAATATGAATAAAACACAAGACTTTAATTATGGAACCCATATGATTACTATTGGGTTTGATTATGAGAGAAGACCAAGTTTAGCACGTTGTACACAAAAAATGATGATTTTTTAA
- the rluF gene encoding 23S rRNA pseudouridine(2604) synthase RluF, with amino-acid sequence MNTNEESINLNKYISSTGICSRREAERFIQEGRVTINGKPTKLGNRVFKGDLVKIDGKPLKNKPKTLYIALNKPIGIVCTTDSKERKNIVKFVGHSERLFPIGRLDKPSEGLIFLTNDGDIVNKILRAGNNHEKEYIVTVDKPINERFITRMSNGIPILGTVTKKCKVEKINNTTFKIVLVQGLNRQIRRMCEYLGFEVTKLKRTRIMNVSLKKLKVGEWRELTSDEITTINKLVSFSSKTEEASNLNDKKKELKTKNNKGNLKSRFGRKRK; translated from the coding sequence ATGAATACAAATGAAGAATCTATAAACCTTAATAAATATATCAGTAGCACTGGAATTTGTTCTCGTAGAGAAGCAGAAAGGTTTATTCAAGAAGGAAGAGTAACTATTAATGGTAAACCAACAAAGTTGGGTAATCGTGTTTTTAAGGGAGATTTAGTGAAAATTGATGGAAAGCCTTTAAAAAATAAACCAAAAACATTATACATAGCTTTAAATAAACCCATAGGAATTGTTTGTACTACTGATAGTAAAGAAAGAAAAAACATTGTAAAATTTGTAGGTCATTCTGAACGTTTATTTCCAATAGGTAGATTAGATAAACCTTCTGAAGGACTTATTTTTTTAACAAATGATGGAGATATAGTAAATAAAATTCTAAGAGCAGGAAATAATCATGAAAAAGAATATATAGTTACTGTAGACAAACCTATTAATGAAAGATTTATAACCAGAATGAGTAATGGTATTCCTATTTTAGGAACAGTTACTAAAAAGTGTAAAGTTGAAAAAATAAACAATACTACTTTTAAAATAGTTTTAGTTCAAGGGTTAAACCGTCAAATTAGACGTATGTGTGAATATTTAGGTTTTGAAGTAACAAAACTCAAGAGAACTAGAATAATGAATGTTTCCTTGAAAAAACTAAAAGTAGGAGAATGGAGAGAGTTAACTTCAGACGAAATTACAACTATAAATAAATTGGTAAGCTTTTCATCAAAAACTGAAGAAGCTTCTAATTTAAATGATAAAAAGAAAGAGTTAAAGACTAAAAATAATAAAGGAAACTTAAAATCTAGATTTGGTAGAAAAAGGAAATAA
- the tgt gene encoding tRNA guanosine(34) transglycosylase Tgt — MQFDLKITDSKSKARAGVITTDHGTIETPIFMPVGTVATVKGVHQSELKNEINPDIILGNTYHLYLRPQTQILEQAGGLHKFMNWDRNILTDSGGYQVYSLSGRRKINEEGVKFKSHIDGSTHFFTPENVMEIQRSIGADIIMAFDECTPYPCDYGYAKQSMHMTHRWLKRCINHLEKVPTKYGYNQTLFPIVQGSTYTDLRKQSAEFIASVEAEGNAIGGLSVGEPAEEMYAMTDVVCSILPEDKPRYLMGVGTPINILENIALGVDMFDCVMPTRNARNGMLFTAHGTINIKNKKWENDFSPIDEMGITYVDTLYSKAYLRHLFAAREMLGKQIASIHNLGFYLWLVREARKHILAGDFAEWKDKMVKQMNKRL, encoded by the coding sequence ATGCAGTTTGATTTAAAAATTACAGATTCTAAAAGTAAGGCCAGAGCAGGAGTGATAACTACTGATCATGGTACTATAGAAACCCCAATATTTATGCCTGTTGGAACGGTAGCTACCGTGAAAGGAGTGCATCAATCTGAGTTAAAAAACGAAATTAATCCTGATATAATTTTAGGGAATACCTATCATTTATATTTACGTCCACAAACACAAATTTTAGAGCAAGCTGGAGGTTTGCATAAGTTTATGAATTGGGATAGAAATATACTAACAGACAGTGGTGGATATCAAGTTTACTCTTTGTCAGGAAGAAGGAAGATTAATGAAGAAGGAGTTAAATTTAAGAGCCATATAGATGGGTCAACACATTTTTTTACACCAGAAAATGTAATGGAAATACAAAGGTCTATTGGAGCTGATATTATCATGGCTTTTGATGAGTGTACTCCATATCCTTGTGATTATGGTTATGCAAAACAATCCATGCATATGACGCATCGTTGGTTAAAAAGATGTATTAACCATCTTGAAAAAGTGCCAACTAAATACGGATATAACCAAACATTATTTCCAATAGTTCAAGGAAGTACGTATACAGATTTACGTAAACAATCTGCTGAATTTATAGCTTCAGTAGAAGCAGAGGGTAATGCTATTGGAGGATTATCAGTAGGAGAACCAGCAGAAGAAATGTATGCAATGACTGATGTTGTTTGTAGTATTTTACCTGAAGATAAGCCTCGATATTTAATGGGAGTTGGAACACCTATAAATATATTAGAAAATATAGCGTTAGGTGTTGACATGTTTGACTGTGTTATGCCTACTAGGAATGCAAGAAATGGTATGTTATTTACCGCTCATGGAACCATAAATATTAAAAATAAGAAATGGGAAAATGATTTTTCACCAATAGATGAAATGGGAATAACTTATGTAGATACACTATATTCTAAAGCTTACTTAAGACATTTATTTGCTGCTAGAGAAATGCTAGGTAAACAAATAGCTTCTATTCATAATCTAGGATTCTACTTATGGTTAGTGCGTGAAGCAAGAAAGCACATCTTAGCAGGTGATTTTGCAGAATGGAAAGATAAAATGGTAAAACAAATGAATAAGCGTTTATAA
- a CDS encoding LptF/LptG family permease has translation MKLIDRYILKRYLVTFLFTLLILIPIAVAIDIAEKIDRFLRHESLTFWEVVNDYYVNFIIYYVNTFMPLGLFIAVILFTSKLANNTEIVAINSSQISFTRFLYPYFVGATIITIVALLMNHFFVPSSSKIRRTFEKKYLSHHRYEDNSVKDFSLQLNDSTYVFIQNFNLQRNSGYNFSTETYNGIHLKYKLIADNINWNEKDSTFKLYNWKERKVFKNRDSIFTGNSLDTIFAFTPQDFNYKSIVAQEMRSGELKDFIAISKKRGIKNLNAYYVELYKRTSLPIASYILTLIAVALAHKKKRGGLGLNLALGLAAMFIYVFFMKIGEVLGAVAGANSILNVWMPNIMFGLFAVYLYINARK, from the coding sequence TTGAAATTAATAGATAGATACATATTAAAACGCTATTTAGTAACATTCTTATTTACGCTACTTATACTTATTCCTATAGCTGTGGCTATTGATATAGCTGAAAAGATAGATAGGTTTTTAAGGCATGAATCCTTAACTTTTTGGGAAGTAGTTAATGATTATTATGTAAACTTTATAATTTATTACGTTAATACCTTTATGCCCTTAGGCTTATTTATTGCTGTAATACTATTTACTTCTAAATTAGCCAATAATACAGAAATTGTAGCTATTAACAGTTCACAAATATCATTTACACGTTTTCTTTATCCATATTTTGTAGGCGCTACCATAATTACGATAGTAGCTTTGCTAATGAACCATTTCTTTGTACCATCTAGTAGTAAAATAAGAAGAACTTTTGAAAAAAAATATCTTTCTCATCATCGATATGAAGATAATTCTGTAAAAGATTTTAGTTTACAACTAAATGATAGTACGTATGTTTTTATTCAAAATTTTAATCTTCAAAGAAATTCAGGATATAACTTTTCAACAGAAACTTACAATGGTATTCACTTAAAATATAAGTTAATTGCTGATAATATAAACTGGAATGAAAAAGACAGTACTTTTAAATTATATAATTGGAAAGAAAGAAAAGTATTCAAAAATAGAGATAGCATATTTACAGGTAATTCGTTAGATACCATTTTTGCCTTTACTCCTCAAGACTTCAATTATAAATCTATTGTTGCTCAAGAAATGAGATCAGGAGAACTAAAAGATTTTATAGCTATTTCTAAAAAGAGAGGGATAAAAAATTTGAATGCTTATTATGTTGAGTTATATAAAAGAACAAGTTTGCCTATTGCATCTTATATTTTAACTTTAATAGCCGTTGCTTTGGCGCATAAGAAAAAAAGAGGTGGATTAGGACTCAATTTGGCTTTAGGGTTAGCAGCAATGTTTATATATGTATTCTTTATGAAAATTGGAGAAGTTTTAGGGGCTGTTGCTGGTGCAAATTCTATTTTAAATGTTTGGATGCCAAATATTATGTTTGGCTTATTTGCCGTATATTTATATATAAATGCAAGGAAATAA